In Halovivax gelatinilyticus, the following are encoded in one genomic region:
- a CDS encoding S9 family peptidase, whose translation MSTQDTPAVDLETLARLPEFYHPVVSPDGSQIAFYYDEHGRNDLYVLDVDEGSYERVTDGEAPRSARWHVRWSQDGERVFFHRDDAGDEQNDLVAWSPEGGVETVVEVDGQAVLSDTSQDGETVLYASDEGEQMNLYRYDTAASETSQLTTYDRPVMGATFDPDDERIAYVTNESDSLENRDGYVMAADGDDVRRLEIGEDGSESTVSGWFPDGERLLVSDNAHDLRRVGVYHLATDEIDWLGPHDDEESPAAISPDGRYVVAIRHRRGASMPVRYDVETGDAAELDVPDGVASVPGGRGAAFTDETTLVFSHSRPDERKELYAYDLETDEYEVVLEAAYGGLDPDVFVDAEYVTYEGDDGLEIGAILYDPRDGPALPDDATDVPAVVLVHGGPHARSSMAFTLTAQLLTSQGYAVLAPNYRGSTGRGREFKQAILGDWGGMEQADVAAGGEWIQSREWIDAERVAVYGGSYGGYSVYSQLTQYPTLWATGIASVGITDLHKLYEEDMAHFQYILRQQLGDPEENYDLWRDRSPIEHVENMERPIYIVHGVNDPRCPIGQARIFRDALVDLGWEEGTDFEYTEFGDEGHGSTDVEHKIRKFELLSDYLDRRL comes from the coding sequence ATGAGCACACAGGACACACCGGCGGTCGATCTGGAGACGCTCGCCCGACTGCCCGAATTCTACCATCCCGTGGTCTCGCCGGACGGCTCACAGATTGCGTTCTACTACGACGAACACGGCCGAAACGACCTCTACGTTCTCGACGTCGACGAAGGGTCCTACGAGAGAGTTACCGACGGGGAGGCTCCGCGAAGTGCACGCTGGCACGTTCGCTGGAGCCAGGACGGAGAACGCGTCTTCTTCCACCGCGACGACGCGGGCGACGAACAGAACGACCTCGTCGCCTGGTCACCCGAGGGTGGCGTCGAAACCGTCGTCGAGGTCGACGGGCAAGCGGTCCTCTCGGACACCTCGCAGGACGGGGAAACCGTCCTCTACGCGAGCGACGAGGGCGAACAGATGAACCTCTACCGGTACGATACGGCGGCGAGCGAGACGTCACAACTCACGACCTACGACCGGCCGGTCATGGGCGCGACGTTCGATCCCGACGACGAACGGATCGCCTACGTGACGAACGAGTCCGACTCGCTCGAAAATCGCGACGGCTACGTGATGGCCGCAGACGGAGACGACGTGCGCCGACTCGAGATCGGCGAGGACGGCTCCGAGTCGACCGTCAGCGGCTGGTTCCCCGACGGCGAGCGCCTGCTCGTCTCGGACAACGCACACGACCTGCGACGGGTCGGCGTCTACCACCTCGCGACCGACGAGATCGACTGGCTCGGGCCGCACGATGACGAGGAATCGCCCGCTGCGATCTCGCCCGACGGCCGATACGTCGTCGCGATCCGTCACCGTCGCGGGGCGTCGATGCCGGTCAGGTACGACGTCGAAACGGGCGACGCGGCCGAACTCGACGTTCCCGACGGCGTGGCCAGCGTCCCGGGCGGCAGAGGGGCCGCGTTCACGGACGAGACGACGCTCGTCTTCTCACACTCCCGGCCCGACGAGCGCAAGGAACTCTACGCCTACGACCTCGAGACCGACGAGTACGAGGTGGTCCTCGAGGCGGCCTACGGCGGCCTCGATCCCGACGTCTTCGTCGACGCCGAGTACGTCACCTACGAGGGCGACGACGGCCTCGAGATCGGCGCGATCCTGTACGATCCGCGCGACGGTCCGGCCCTGCCCGACGACGCGACGGACGTCCCCGCGGTGGTGCTGGTTCACGGCGGTCCGCACGCCCGTTCGTCGATGGCGTTCACCCTCACCGCCCAGTTACTGACCTCTCAGGGCTACGCCGTCCTGGCTCCCAACTACCGCGGCTCGACCGGCCGCGGCCGCGAGTTCAAGCAGGCCATCCTCGGCGACTGGGGCGGGATGGAGCAGGCGGACGTCGCCGCCGGCGGCGAGTGGATCCAGAGCCGTGAGTGGATCGACGCCGAGCGGGTCGCCGTCTACGGCGGCAGCTACGGCGGCTACTCGGTCTACTCACAGCTCACGCAGTACCCGACGTTGTGGGCGACCGGCATCGCCTCGGTCGGCATCACCGACCTGCACAAACTCTACGAGGAGGACATGGCCCACTTCCAATACATCCTCCGCCAGCAGCTGGGCGACCCCGAGGAGAACTACGACCTCTGGCGAGACCGAAGCCCGATCGAACACGTCGAGAACATGGAACGACCCATCTACATCGTCCACGGGGTGAACGACCCCCGCTGTCCGATCGGTCAGGCGCGAATCTTCCGGGACGCGCTGGTCGACCTGGGCTGGGAGGAAGGGACGGACTTCGAGTACACCGAGTTCGGCGACGAGGGCCACGGCTCGACCGACGTAGAACACAAGATCCGCAAATTCGAACTGCTCTCTGACTACCTCGACCGGCGGCTGTGA
- a CDS encoding archaellin/type IV pilin N-terminal domain-containing protein, with amino-acid sequence MFETIHSEDERGQVGIGTLIVFIAMVLVAAIAAGVLINTAGSLQSQASDTGTETQQAVANQIEVVHAYGDTNADIAADGSVNTAASHVEQINLVVKKSAGSDVIDLNSMTVQYTSDSVSETLELGDGFDSTELTSGTESDALVSTDDRIEIHIDLSSADNSAFDEDQHLDPGDSATVELVDQSGAQFSYGVTVPATFADDAAVVVV; translated from the coding sequence ATGTTCGAGACAATTCACTCCGAAGACGAACGCGGTCAGGTCGGAATCGGTACCCTGATCGTGTTCATCGCGATGGTGCTCGTGGCGGCGATCGCCGCAGGCGTATTGATCAACACGGCCGGCTCGCTGCAGAGTCAGGCATCTGACACGGGTACGGAAACCCAGCAGGCAGTGGCGAATCAGATCGAGGTCGTCCACGCGTACGGTGATACGAACGCCGATATCGCGGCAGATGGAAGCGTAAATACGGCTGCCTCTCACGTCGAACAGATCAACTTGGTCGTAAAGAAGTCGGCTGGATCTGACGTAATCGACCTTAACTCGATGACGGTGCAGTATACCAGTGACTCAGTCTCCGAGACACTCGAACTCGGTGATGGATTTGATAGCACCGAACTCACATCCGGGACCGAAAGTGATGCATTGGTAAGTACTGACGATCGAATTGAAATTCATATTGACCTTAGTTCGGCTGATAACAGCGCGTTCGATGAAGATCAGCACCTCGACCCCGGTGACAGCGCAACCGTCGAACTCGTCGACCAGTCCGGTGCCCAGTTCAGCTACGGCGTGACCGTTCCGGCAACGTTCGCTGACGACGCAGCCGTCGTGGTGGTCTAA
- a CDS encoding type II toxin-antitoxin system VapC family toxin — translation MILDTSFLIDLMHGDDDAVEMAETIESDLRQQRVSSMTLFELYYGVARSTRSDAERKRIETVLDSKPVQPADSAVMRKAGRLAGELMNEGNAVDDSDVVIGATAAMLDEPVLTRNVDDFERIPGVDVETY, via the coding sequence GTGATTCTCGACACGTCGTTTTTAATCGATCTCATGCACGGAGACGACGATGCGGTCGAAATGGCCGAGACGATCGAGTCCGATCTCCGTCAGCAGCGAGTGTCATCGATGACGCTCTTCGAATTGTACTACGGCGTCGCCAGGTCGACCAGAAGCGATGCCGAGCGAAAACGCATCGAAACGGTCCTCGATTCAAAACCCGTTCAACCCGCTGATTCTGCCGTTATGCGCAAGGCGGGGCGACTTGCTGGTGAATTGATGAACGAGGGAAATGCGGTTGATGACAGCGATGTCGTAATCGGTGCGACGGCAGCCATGCTGGATGAACCGGTATTGACCAGAAACGTCGACGACTTCGAACGCATTCCGGGTGTCGATGTCGAGACCTACTGA
- a CDS encoding DUF7500 family protein — protein MTPDTDDGVLDPEDLTLDPELVDRIEDNRFVVRPDDSKADRPTSLDRNGPDTAQITDDRPETLVDPPAGALDPDPTSATESQPRVLDPEVKLANEVSPHGVDITLKTDGEVARHRTTSNDIREVFADMMAWYANQLDEDLTPMEALEVLVAATDLE, from the coding sequence ATGACCCCCGACACCGACGACGGCGTGCTCGATCCCGAGGATCTCACCCTCGACCCGGAGCTGGTCGACCGCATCGAGGACAACCGCTTCGTCGTCCGCCCGGACGACTCCAAAGCCGACCGCCCCACATCTCTCGATCGTAATGGGCCGGACACCGCGCAGATTACCGACGATCGACCCGAGACCCTCGTGGATCCACCGGCGGGGGCGCTCGACCCCGATCCGACGAGCGCAACCGAGAGCCAGCCACGCGTACTGGACCCAGAGGTGAAGCTCGCGAACGAAGTCTCACCACACGGCGTCGACATCACGCTCAAGACCGACGGCGAGGTGGCCAGACACCGAACCACGTCGAACGACATCCGCGAGGTGTTCGCCGACATGATGGCCTGGTACGCGAATCAGCTAGACGAGGACCTTACACCGATGGAAGCCCTCGAAGTTCTGGTCGCCGCTACTGATCTCGAATAA
- a CDS encoding archaellin/type IV pilin N-terminal domain-containing protein, giving the protein MFEKVHSEDERGQVGIGTLIVFIAMVLVAAIAAGVLINTAGSLQSQASDTGTETQQAVANQIEVVHAYGDLNGDDVEQVNLVVKKSAGSDVIDIESMTVQWTSDETSETLELPDGDPDADGVLSSTENGEFGVTGLTTDNPTSLVDTSDRVEINLNIDHIPDQENLEGGSSATIELVDQSGAQFSYGVTVPATYDDDANVVIV; this is encoded by the coding sequence ATGTTCGAGAAAGTTCACTCCGAAGACGAACGCGGCCAAGTGGGAATCGGTACCCTGATCGTGTTCATCGCGATGGTGCTTGTTGCGGCCATCGCCGCAGGCGTCCTGATCAACACGGCTGGCTCGCTGCAGAGCCAGGCTTCCGACACGGGAACGGAGACCCAGCAAGCAGTGGCGAACCAGATTGAAGTCGTCCACGCGTATGGTGACCTTAACGGCGATGACGTCGAGCAAGTGAACCTCGTCGTGAAAAAGTCTGCTGGCTCTGACGTCATCGATATCGAATCAATGACCGTTCAGTGGACCAGTGATGAAACTTCTGAGACACTTGAATTACCTGATGGTGACCCCGATGCAGACGGCGTACTTTCATCAACTGAGAACGGTGAGTTTGGTGTTACCGGGCTTACCACGGATAACCCCACGTCGCTGGTAGACACATCAGACCGCGTTGAGATCAATCTCAATATCGACCACATTCCAGATCAGGAAAACCTCGAAGGTGGATCTAGTGCCACTATCGAACTGGTCGATCAGTCCGGTGCCCAGTTCAGCTACGGGGTAACCGTCCCGGCGACGTACGACGACGACGCAAACGTCGTCATCGTCTAA
- a CDS encoding DUF5807 family protein: MTADHEAFLAGERPDDVAIYLAADAVDDLGRLESYGERVDDGIVIVVDGERGRNAFRAATGVDAMAFAKEAMATQGSIDAKLTGGTCPEADGDHEVRFVFAFAEEQNEDVGGLYGEGDVVHAYARCDCDLAYSDKWVVGDR, encoded by the coding sequence ATGACCGCAGACCACGAGGCGTTTCTCGCCGGCGAGCGACCGGACGACGTCGCCATCTACCTCGCCGCGGACGCCGTCGACGACCTCGGCCGACTCGAATCGTACGGCGAACGGGTAGACGACGGCATCGTGATCGTCGTCGACGGCGAGCGCGGACGCAACGCCTTCCGCGCGGCGACGGGCGTCGACGCGATGGCGTTCGCGAAGGAGGCGATGGCCACCCAGGGATCGATCGACGCGAAGCTGACCGGCGGGACCTGCCCCGAAGCGGACGGGGACCACGAGGTCCGGTTCGTCTTCGCCTTCGCCGAAGAACAGAACGAGGACGTCGGCGGGCTCTACGGCGAAGGAGACGTCGTTCACGCCTACGCGCGTTGTGACTGTGATCTGGCGTACTCGGACAAGTGGGTCGTCGGCGATCGATAG
- a CDS encoding twin-arginine translocation signal domain-containing protein: MTLSRRKFIGAAGALSAAALAGCMDNGDVTVDAVNIEFSEDSPDDGANVIFILETNDPPMDLEFEVTTFDENDEVVDEITFEDELTDEEQTIIHRTQLDEDFESYEYEVTEI, from the coding sequence ATGACGCTTTCCCGACGCAAATTTATCGGAGCGGCCGGAGCACTCTCCGCCGCAGCGCTCGCCGGCTGCATGGACAACGGCGACGTCACCGTCGACGCGGTGAACATCGAATTCTCCGAGGACTCGCCGGACGACGGCGCCAACGTGATCTTCATCCTCGAAACAAACGATCCACCCATGGACCTCGAGTTCGAGGTGACGACGTTCGACGAGAACGACGAGGTCGTCGACGAAATTACGTTCGAGGACGAACTCACGGACGAAGAGCAGACGATCATCCATCGGACCCAACTCGACGAGGACTTCGAAAGCTACGAGTACGAAGTAACGGAGATCTGA
- a CDS encoding antitoxin VapB family protein: MSKSVRLSEEAYDRLAAHKREDETFSEVVLRLAGERSLLELAGILSDDEAAELEAAVEERRRRRSNELERISERLKDS; this comes from the coding sequence ATGTCGAAGAGCGTCCGTTTGAGCGAGGAAGCGTACGATCGTCTCGCCGCTCACAAGCGCGAAGACGAGACGTTTTCGGAGGTAGTGCTCCGGTTAGCGGGTGAACGCTCCCTTCTCGAACTGGCCGGCATTCTGAGTGACGACGAGGCGGCCGAACTCGAAGCCGCAGTCGAAGAACGTCGACGACGACGATCGAACGAACTAGAGCGCATTTCGGAGCGACTGAAGGACTCGTGA
- a CDS encoding archaellin/type IV pilin N-terminal domain-containing protein, which translates to MFENITETEERGQVGIGTLIVFIAMVLVAAIAAGVLINTAGSLQSQASDTGTETQQAVANQIEVVHAYGEIADSDPEVEQVNLVVKKSAGSDVIDIESMTVQWTSQDTSETLEYDDGFTTEALTTDTDDDGEALVDTSDRIEIQIAFGDLTDQDNLDPGDSATVELVDQSGAQFSYGVTVPATFSDDADVVEV; encoded by the coding sequence ATGTTCGAAAATATAACAGAGACGGAAGAGCGCGGTCAGGTGGGTATCGGTACCCTGATCGTGTTCATCGCGATGGTGCTCGTTGCGGCCATCGCCGCAGGAGTATTGATCAACACGGCCGGTTCGTTGCAGAGCCAGGCTTCAGACACGGGAACGGAAACCCAGCAAGCGGTTGCGAACCAGATCGAAGTCGTTCACGCGTACGGCGAGATAGCAGATAGTGATCCCGAAGTTGAACAGGTGAACCTGGTCGTCAAGAAGTCCGCTGGCTCTGACGTCATCGATATCGAATCGATGACCGTTCAGTGGACGAGCCAGGACACCTCTGAGACGTTAGAATATGATGATGGCTTTACGACAGAGGCATTAACCACCGACACTGACGACGATGGTGAAGCGCTCGTGGACACGAGCGACCGTATCGAGATCCAGATCGCGTTCGGGGATTTGACCGATCAAGACAATCTCGATCCAGGCGACAGTGCTACCGTCGAACTCGTCGACCAGTCCGGTGCCCAGTTTAGCTACGGCGTGACTGTCCCGGCGACCTTCTCTGATGACGCTGACGTCGTGGAGGTCTAA
- a CDS encoding DHH family phosphoesterase, protein MDDLFDTTDLDPARRSLLPGAGFFLPDDVEDDLESERIESALERADAAVVADPDADGLACVALIREAYDDVLDVPEPDADDERDPDADDPIDVPEPGPHDVVLVPASPHDVEDAIGRVAGAAESGIDLFVCDLAPDRYEYVADELEAAVNVASSVRWYDHHQWDDEVATAVREAGAELVVGDSDEECSADVVARSLAHDFDDRHVDLVAVTRDHDLWIREDPRSDDLADYAYWTDPGEYVEVVREYGADLPEWVTDFLAEKRVEKNRLIDFAIDRAEFHDVGPYTVGVTYGRCSQNEVAEGLREAGADAAVVVKPAGSASIRGTETFQRCHEVAGRVNGGGHPKAAGCKPDIYDDMLDYATHWTTRGAVAKRVILRAFEDVVETADGSTDESP, encoded by the coding sequence AACGGATCGAGTCGGCACTCGAACGGGCCGACGCGGCCGTCGTCGCCGACCCGGACGCGGACGGACTCGCCTGCGTCGCCCTGATCCGCGAGGCCTACGACGACGTTCTCGACGTCCCAGAACCCGACGCAGACGACGAACGCGACCCCGACGCGGACGATCCGATCGACGTTCCCGAGCCGGGACCCCACGACGTGGTGCTGGTCCCCGCGAGTCCGCACGACGTCGAGGACGCCATCGGCCGCGTGGCGGGTGCGGCGGAATCCGGCATCGATCTCTTCGTCTGTGACCTGGCGCCGGATCGTTACGAGTACGTCGCAGACGAACTCGAAGCGGCCGTCAACGTCGCCTCGTCGGTTCGCTGGTACGACCATCACCAGTGGGACGACGAGGTCGCGACGGCCGTCCGCGAGGCGGGCGCCGAACTCGTCGTCGGCGACTCGGACGAAGAGTGCAGCGCGGACGTAGTCGCCCGTTCGCTCGCTCACGACTTCGACGACCGACACGTCGATCTCGTGGCCGTGACGCGCGATCACGACCTGTGGATCCGCGAGGATCCGCGCAGCGACGACCTCGCCGACTACGCCTACTGGACCGATCCGGGCGAGTACGTCGAGGTCGTCCGCGAGTACGGCGCCGACCTTCCCGAGTGGGTCACCGACTTCCTGGCCGAAAAGCGCGTCGAGAAGAATCGCCTCATCGACTTTGCGATCGATCGCGCCGAGTTTCACGACGTCGGCCCCTACACGGTCGGCGTCACCTACGGGCGCTGTTCGCAGAACGAGGTCGCAGAAGGATTACGCGAGGCCGGCGCCGACGCGGCCGTCGTCGTCAAACCCGCCGGTAGCGCTTCGATTCGCGGGACGGAGACGTTTCAGCGCTGTCACGAGGTCGCCGGCCGCGTCAACGGCGGCGGCCACCCCAAGGCCGCCGGTTGCAAGCCCGACATCTACGACGACATGCTCGATTACGCGACCCACTGGACGACCCGCGGCGCCGTCGCGAAGCGGGTCATCCTCCGTGCCTTCGAGGACGTCGTCGAGACGGCCGACGGGAGTACGGACGAGTCGCCGTGA